Genomic segment of Salvia hispanica cultivar TCC Black 2014 chromosome 2, UniMelb_Shisp_WGS_1.0, whole genome shotgun sequence:
TTAGGGCAGAGGATTACTTTTATACATGGGAATTGAAAACTTCCTCTTGAAAGAATTGAGGTAGGGCTGATTCTGTAGATGGTCCCCTCCTCTATAGATGTGGGCCAAATTGGGGAAAGAATTGTTGGGAATGGTGTGAATGGGCAGTGGTGTAGGAGTAGTGGCCGACTGCTAAAGGAGGAACCATCTTCttccctcttctctctctcgtACAACTGGAACAGTGGATGCACAGAAAGGAGAGAGCAGTGAAAAGGGTGGAGCTGAATAAGTGGTGGTTCCCTCTATGACTATTACATatccaaactcaaactcaataTTCCATTGTTCTTAAATCACTTAACTGGAATCACGTAGTTAAAAACCGAACTTATCAGACAATAGCAAGTATCTTGGAATGTAGGGAATTAGGAAGGTACAAAGCATACTAAGGCATGCTCAATTTGCTACtataacaaacacataaaaaacacaaacaaaagcAAGATACATGAGCAACCTCTTACCACACAAGGCCGTACATCCAAGTTGTGGATTAGTGTGGAAGACAACTCAAAACAAAAACCGACCAACagataaaaagaagaatacGTGAAAAGGAAGGGGGTCACCAGGTGTGCTGGGCAACTTTTGCACGTCACAGGATCTCTGGCATATCCTGGATCGAGCAGATATCTCTTCTTCCCTTAAATCTTCAGAACTGTGTCAGCCTCATTCCACTCCTATTTCAACTCCTTTTCTCCCTTGTCTCGGTTCTTGACTCTTTAtcttctttgttttcttgcatctctttctttcttatcAGCCAACTTCCTCAGACCATTCCCTTCATCCActctcttttccttttcacATTTAACTTAAACCAAGCACCAAACCAAAAAGTGGCAAATTAAGTTATTCACACAATTGAGAGAGATAGTTTACTGatgtatttgaattttgagagAGATAGTTGGGAGACGCTGatgtatttgaattttaaatttagacCGTTGCAATATTTTTTGGTTGCGTCATGGACTTGAGAGGAGGAGTTCTCATGTataagaagagagagagatttgggagatacttaaatttatttttttaatttttataacaCTGAAAACAAAAGTTAGTTTAATAATATCTGCACATTTTTAttccatttcttaaaaatataccaaaaaactaatataaataaaaaaattgaaattaaagaaattatacattaaatgtACCAGATTGCCATTCAACTTCTTCTCCTTTGTCACTCCATTGATAAATTCTACATTTACCTGTAATCTTAATTATTGATTTCtcccaaaatttattaatgtttttcCAGATTTATTTCTTTCGAGACCTTCTTAAATGGAAAGTGTATATAATACGATTCTTCATTTGATGAAAGTGTAGATACTACGATTTATGGAGGTCAATTTTATTGCATGGTTTTCATTTAAatgttataaattagttattccataaatattttattttatgttactTTTATGACTAAATCATGTTGTTGTTATGCTTTTCGTTATGTGCCATCCATCATCattgtttaaattttcaactatGTTTTTTGCATATATTTGTAGCATATTTTGAAATAGGAAATATGATCTGATGATAACATTATTATGTTCTGATAGCATATTTACTCGTATGTACCTTTTTTATGTTCTATTATGACCTATTCCTAAGCAAATATTTGTCCAATCAATTACACATCTTCCTCTAATAGCATCATCTCTGTTACGACCGcattttgctaaggatagcagCGAAAGCGGGTAAACCGCGACTAATGAGagggattaaagaagcggggaaaaGGGCTAGAACTTGAGAATTTGTACAAAGGCCAATGTCGATTGATATCATAGAAGCCAAGTATTTCATTACATGGTcttgaaaaatagaataaacaTCACCTCAAACAAATCAGAGTTGATGGTGAGGTTCTACAATTCTAAAAGCACAGCGGAATAAGTCCTTACAAAACGActtcgtgtatgaagacacgaatcgTTGGAAGATCAACTTGATAACATCGACTCCGATCATCACTCCATCCTCTTGACATTCAACCtgcatatttataaatacatgtagGGCTGAGTACAAGAGTACTTAGTGGACACATGCCGAAAATCAAAACATACCATATATAGTTGTCAAGCCATCACAGTAGCACACgggggtttttcttaaaaggcccgagcttactaagttCTTTTGGGAGCTAAAAGTTCGACTGCAGACTAGGTTCTTTCATCATTCataattcatcattcatcattcataattcatcattcatcattccaTTCATTCATAAATCCATTCCATGCAATCATcaatccattccattcattCATAAATCCTTTCCATTCataaatccattccattcataaatccattccattcgtgaatccatttccattcgtgaatccattccattcataaatccattccattcgtgAATCCATTCGATTCGTGAATCCATTCCatgaaattcaattccatgacattcaatttcatttcacGACATTCAATTCCATGACATTCAATCCCATTTCATTCCATGATATTCaatcacattccattccatgacattcaattcaattccagtcatcaaaacaaaatatttatggcatgacaacaatTTGAAAAGAATCATAGCtccattttgagaaaagatgatttttcataattttgcaagtatttgatttatacCCAAACTAATGTGTTGGATATTAAAGAAAGCTCACCTGGTATGcttattcttcaattcaattattcgTTTTGACCTCACTTGCCCTTGAGCGATTTATCCTTTGAAAATACATAGCGATAATTAGTACTTGAACTATTTCGCCTTAGaagaatgcatgcatcctacTATTGGGTACCACTATATCTCAGTCTCGGCTTATAGGATTATCTAAATCCCACCTCGGCTTCATTACTttgtagaatttatttattcattttactaAATTCGGAGAAATTCCATAAtctttaaaacaaatatacttgagcatttaataaaatatggattCTTGGAAAATCCCTTCTTAaatcttttctttgaatttttcttaAGGCCGCCCATGACGTCGCGGGGCGACGCCGGTCTGCTTTCGGGTCTTCCACTTCATCACTTTCCATCTTTGgaaatttactaaattatttaggaattaattaattgagctcCAACTCAATCTTAAATTTATTCCAATCCATCATAAATAATCCTCGGCGCCATATTATTAAAATCTCAACTTATTTCTGTATTCATCAGCATGCATCGATCCACTATCCATTTATTCAGTCTAGCCCAAAACTTAAGCAACAATGGGGTAGCCAACACTTATATTCTAGCCCAAATAAATGGCCctattattcactaaaataaaatgaggcATCCCCAACTACATTCCTTTATCAACAAGAACCGGCCcactttcataaattaaaatcaactTGGCCCAAGACTAAATAATTAAGTCCACTAAGAACTCAATAATACACTCCTCTTCTCCACCGAGAACTCCCTTTCTCTCAATCCCATTTCTTTGGGGTTTCTAAATTTCTTAATGGCGAATACTcaagaaataattcaatatgaCATGTAGAATTTGGAGCTTCAATGAACATAAACACCACACTTTTATCATTGTCAACCCCAGTACATATGTAACTCATACTGGTACCAAAGAGACAATGCCTCCATGATATTTCAATGGAATGTTGATTCATATCTACTCTTATCTTAGCACATATCATTGCAACTAATTCAGAGAATGAAACACATGAATTCAATACGATGGAGCCTCTCGTACGAGGTGGATCATAACCAATACCCACTTGAGGAAGTTGAACTATTCTACCACCCCAATATAAACTCACAAATACTGGCATCATTtctgcataaaaaaatatacaacataataacaattagggacaatttttttctataaaccctaatttagtaaatttgaCAAGTTTGGCATTAGAAACCCTAATGTTATGCAATAAATGACGAATAAGTGAGAAATGTTGAAAGATTGAACAAAACTTACCGAAAAATAAGAGGAAATGGCCGGAAATCGGCGAGAATCGCCGAAAATCGCCCAACAAATCGCCTGccccttttctttctttctctcaagCAGAATGAAGCTACTGCCTCTGCCTCGCGTCTGTTTTAAGTTCGAAGAAGAGACGCATGACGTTTATGCGTCTTACTATAAGACGCATGAGGTCTATGCgtcttttaataaaataaaataaaaaactcaaAGACGCATGAGATCTATACGTCTTATCCTAAAACGTGTGACGCTCGTGCGTTTTATTAAAAGGAGACGCATGACCTTAATACATCTCTCCAAAgtcgaattttaaaaatgtccAGTACAAATATGAAACCTAACTTTTACtctagaagaaaaaaagaaatgcccCCATTTCTTTAAACCTCCAATTGAATCAGGGGCGGCGCCTGGCGCCTCCCAATCCTCATCGGCGGAATCGCCGTTCCAATCTGTCGTCGGAGCTCCGCCGGCGCCAGCCGTCCCCCGGCCCTcttctctatttctctctcaacTCTATTCACATCACATTTTCCCCAAATTAGAAACCCTTAATTTGAGGAGGAGCAGCGCCTCTCCTCCTTTCCGGCGAAATCGCACCTACCTCGATGAATTTCGGAGTTCCGCCGGCGTGCTGGCTCTCGCCAAAGGCCGGAGCTTTTCCGTCACTCGCCACCGAGCTCACCGCCGGTCCTCTCGTTTCCCGGTGAAGTCACCGACAGGGGAAAGGCGTCGCCTTTCGCCCTCCGCCTCTTCCTCCGTCGTGCGTGGAACTTAGGGTCGTCATCGCGCCTACGCCGTCAGCCTCGGCGAATGAAGCCGCTGACCGCCCCGCCTCTGCTGCGTCGGCACTCGCTTCGTCGCCGGACAGCCTCTGTCCTTAAGCCAAGTCCCTTTCCCCCTAGCCCCTTTACTTACTCCGTTAGTTCCGAGTTTGCGATTGACGATTCAGTTGGAAACTTGTGTGTTGCTGGAACAAGCTTGTTATTATCCTGCTATGCTAAGTGTTGCTTCTATGATTCTAAGAGTTTGGGCTTCactaatatgaaattattcaaTGTTTGCCAAGTGTTGGTGTTATCTATTGAAGCTTGCTACTGTTATGATTCTGGATTTAAGCATTTAGCCTGCTACTGATCTTGTAGTCAACACTTGTGTTACTAAGTTCTTGAACTATGTTGTGGCTGTTCTAATCATGATTCAAAGAGTAATGGGGTGTTGAGGGGGATTACCTTACTTGGTGAATCCTTAGTTTCTTGGCTGCCACTCCTTGCTCTTGCCACTGCTCCTCCTTGCTGAAATTCTTATGTTTGTGAAATTTTGGGTTGTCAAAATGGTGGAGGAAAAAGGGGGTGGGGAGGCAGTTTATATAGGCCTTTTGTGTTGGAAACTTGGGGGCAAAGCCTCCTATTTTTGGGGCTGCCAGCTTACTCTCTATTAAGTGCTAATCCAAATGCTGTTTCTAATTTGGTGAAATCTGGGGCTGCATCCTTGCTGTTTCATCAGCTTCGGTTTTGCGGAGGATCTACTTTGCTATTTTTGAGCCTAGGCGATGACCTCACTTTAGTAATCTCATTGTCTCTATTCTAAGATGGGGAGGTTTGAGAATGCTTGCTTCCTGCCCAAGCCTTGAACCTTGACAGCTTGTGTGATGATAAGGATTCTACAAATCCTAGCAttttacttcctccgtcctgGCTAAGATGACAAATTGCTTAGCaagcacggggttttaggagttattggttaaagtgtttaattggagagagagaaggtgagtgtaagtattaaagtagagagataaagaaagatggatattttaataggagtgaaaaaaagtggttgagtgtattaattggagagagaaagttaccaaaaaaggaaatgtgtcatcttagttgggacaaactaaaaaggaaaacgtgtcatcttaagcgggacggagggaatactattTTAGTGAAACTCCAACTCTAGTGCTTTGTGTGATCCATTTCTAATATCCTTCTTTGTGTTACTTTGCAGGGATCATGGCTGTCAAACTTGGAGCTTTGTGGGGGAGGAATCGAGGCGAAGAGAGGAAAAGAAGGATGTAATCTTTTGTATAGCTAGGAAGGGTAGAGTAGCTTGGGATGTGTTGTCCCTTCCATTTACATATTACAACTTGTATAGCATGTACCATTTGTATCTCCATCATTCTTGAAATAACACTCCTTGATTCCTATTTTCTCCAAACAAGCTATTCtctgatatttttcttttgcatccaattttcttaatcttcacaaatactccctccgtcccacaaagatagtcccactttgacccggcacgagttttaaaaaatgtaatgaaaagtgagttgaaaaaattggtgggatgtgggtcctacttttaaagtattagttttaaaataaaatgtgagtaggaatgagttagtggaatacggggtccactatcaaaaatggtaagaGTGAAATGGGACGGACAAACtctatggaacggacggaaatggaaaaatgggacaatctttgtgggacggatggagtactttaATGTTTCCTTAATAAGAGCACCACATGTAATTCATTCTTGCACTTCgttcccaaaataaaatacttagtATTCAAAGGTCGAGATCACACGATAGtctaaaaattacaaattcacGCAGCttctaaaagaaattaattatgctACTAAGTCTGATTTATCTCAATAAAATTCAGGGTGTCACAATCTCCTTATTTGGTATGTTGTGGGTATGGTACGTTTGACACTTGACAGTTCCATCTTGGAATCCTCTTCAATTTTGACAATAAATTCAGGGGAAGGGAAGTAGGATCCATTCTTGAAAAAGAAGTAGTAAATTATGGAATCTGCGTTCAGttcttgagagagagagaggctgCCTGATTTTGGGGGTTTCAATTGTGAAGAAGGGAGCGGCCTAACTGAGAGAAGATATGTGGGCcttgttttttgtttcaaaattgGGTAAGAAGTTTAATGTGAGTGATGGCGAGTACACTAAGGCTGTGTTTGGTATCCGGAATTCAACtcatggaattggaattggaagcttcaattccaaatttattgtttggtatccaaaatatatacagatttggaattgaattgtaattccaaatttttgaattccttgatttcaattccaaatttaaaataaagaatttcaAACCCAACATCTCAATTCCACGGGTCACAAATTGAAAACACGCGGATCCTACCGGGTCAAACAAAAGAAACGGGTCACAAATCACTGTGCTTTGTTCTcgccctctctctctctctctctctctctgcgaCAGGCGGAACCCTAGTCTCCTCTTCATTGGAGAGCTTCCTCATCTCTTAACAATCGATCTTCAGGTATTATTTATTGCAGAAAATTCGAATTTCTTACCCCTTCATGTCCGTGCTTGATTTGTTTCAGTTTTGCTAGTATTTTATAGTTAAATCTCCATTTTTCTTCCAGATCCGTCGAACTTTTTGTTCAAATCGATTGTAGTTGTTGGTAATTGGTCTTTTTGGGTTTGGGGGTTTGTGTATTttcgtatatatataaataaaaatgtggatTGTTTTAGTTGGTCTTTGTGGATTGAGGTATTGTAGTTAAAGGATACCGTTTGCTTGGATGATTCAGTAGCAAAAGTCCTACAAATATTGCTTTCAAACATAAGTTCAGGTGCAATATTACCTACTTCAGAAAGGAACCATTTTTATGAGCTCCACACAACATTCACATGCACAGTTTTCCTTCAATATCTGTTATCTCATAATATCACCCTTTATGTACAAACTAACTACTACAAATTTAAGGATCTGTATACATAGAACTTATGTAAACATATATTCACTAAAAAGGCTATCAACtggaataatatattttcgaATCCATGATGAGTTGTCATTTGTCCATCTCTTATTGCTGGTTGCATGAGACTGGCCGGTGGGTTGTCTAAATGCTATGTATGTTCCACTTATAATTCCATTTTGATTAGGAATATAGcttgcaaatgaaaatgacctCTTTATGTATTGGTCCTATGATCATTTAGTTGTCAGTGTCACCCCAGTTTGCTAAAACTTTCTTTTGGTTTTATATAGGTGAGAGCCGCATATACCAGCAAAGCTAATAATAAGGTATGGTTGTTCATTATTCAAGTATTGTTTTCATTACTTTGTTATCCCTTGTCTAGAGGATTTTTTACAGCACTCTGCCAAACTTTAATTCGAAATGGATAAACTTTAATtggtgcttttttttttctttgcttcaTTTAATTGCAATGATTGATGATGCTTGTTGAGCACAAAAGTAGAGGGATATAGGAAAAGTTATCTATAAAAATTATCCTGCTAGTGATACATCTCAACATGTTTCATTTTCCATTGATAGCAAAGCCTTGTTCACTTCCATGTTCAATTTGATATAATGTTTTCCTTATAACTTTTTATTACCTTTTAACTTTAGTTTATGGATATCAACACATCTGGTTCGGGTGAAGAAAGTGACGATGAGAATTATTCTAGTAAGATATTCATTACTCATCAAGTTATGAATTTTGCTGCCTTAGTCGGTCAATGGCATGAATAACACATGGTGAAAGAACCAAGTTCCGACTTTGGCTTAGCACGAGAATTATATATAAGAAGACTTTATTATGGAAGTGACCGGGCTTGTAAGGATCAACTCAGACTGACTAGGCATTGCTTTACTGTATTATGTTCCAAGTTAAAAGAGTTGGgattgaaaaaatcaaaaaatatcaCAGTTGAAGAAGTAGTTGCCATGTTTTTGTATGTcctctcttttaatttaacaaACCGTAAAGTTGGGTTTGATTTCGCAAGATCCGGAGAGACTGTTAGTCGATACTtccatatagtattaaatgctatattaaaattaggaAGGCAATATATTGTCCAACGAGAAACAGTAATGGAAAGCTTCGAGGATGAAAAATGGGATTGGTTTGAAGTAAGtattatttctaattgtttattttttttaaaatcaatttaatagttatattaattaaatagtacgTTCATGATGTAGAATTGTCTCGGAGCACTTGATGGAACACATGTTGAAGTAAGTGTTCCATTGAAAGATCAAGGAAGATATAGAAATAGAAAGGGTAGGTTGACAACCAATGTTTTGGCTGTGTGTTCTCGTGACTTGAAGTTTACTTATTTTACCGGGATGGGAAGGATCTGCAGCAGATAGCCCAGTATTACGAGATGCGCTTGTTAGAAAAGATCCATTCATAGTTCCCAAAGGTATGTTGTgattagaaaattttatttttttcaatttattatactcTTTAAGCCCTaaaagaataatcaaatttcattttttatctcGTAGATGCGGGATATACGAATGGACCAAGCTTTCTAGCTCCTTATAGAGGTATCCGGTACCATCTCAATGAGTGGTACACTAGAGGCAATAATCCACAAAATCCTAAGGAGTTATACAACCTCAGGCATGCAACTGCTAGGAATGTGATTGAAAGAGCTTTTGGACTATTTAAAAAGCGATGGAAAATTCTTAGAGAAGTGTCTTTTTATGATGTCAAAACGCATGTGAAGATCATCAATGCTTGTGCTATTCTTCACAATCTTATTCGAGTAGAAGAGCCTAATGATCCATTATTGGCCGAGGTTGATGCTGAGATTCAAACAAGAGTTACTCATCAAGGTGATGATCATGATGAAGAGGAAGAGAGTCGTGATTATCATAATGAGATGGAAGAGACTCAACACTCAGATCGGATTACTACTATTCAAGTTACAAATGAGTGGACTAGGTTTAGGGATAGTCTAGCCGAAGCTATGTTTCTCCATTATCAAAATAGGCGAAACTAACTTTTAGGATGTTCTTATGAAACTATTGTAATCACTTGTTACGTATGGTTTACTTCTTGTTTGTTCCTAATTATTATCGACATTCATATCTATGTACTGGCATTCATATCTATGTACtgttttcattgttttatGCAAGTTTGTTTTATATTGTGATTATATTTGTAGGTGTGAAGATTCTTGTAGTTTTTTTGTGTTACGATTATTGTTGTTTGTCACAAGGCACAGCCTTTCTCAGTCTCATATTACATTGATTTTTAGATGTCATATTACAACATTAGTATACTAGTACTTCTTTACTTATATTCTTTTACCACTTGAGTAGGATGAAGGAATAGTATTTTACAGAATGCAAATTGTTAATATctatttgaataatatatgcatatgtattgATATGATGAGAACTTTTAGataattatactcctatataagtATTACTCATcgttatcttttttattattattgttattatattaAGAATTATATATCATAGTcaatggaaaatatttttgatcattggaatataataattttttgtatcTGTTTATTCAACTTACATGAAGAATATAATATACATCGAGTGAGTGTGATTATTCTCAAAGAtagttattttaaataataacttGAGataccaaacaaaacaaagtatttgaaattattttaagtatatcaaacaaagaatttggaattgaattacaattcTATATCAATTCTTTAAGTATACCAAAcaaaggatttggaattgaattgtaattcaattccattcaattcaattccatagaattccaattccaattcaattccaattccgtgTACCAAACGGAGCCTAATTGTTTTGGGCAGAAAGGTCTATGAGTTAATTTAGGGttgtaataatttatttattttggaaccAAGTCAAATACGGAGTAAGAGTTTAGACTGTTCTATTAAAAATGCCTTGGgcccatttattttttattgttgggCTGATTTTATTCTATCGTTAGACAGGGGATTAAACACGAAAAATAACGGTATTAATTAGTACGGCCTCCGCCgtacacaaaaaaatagatatagtGGTGCGTAACACCAATGGTGGATTCAAGAATTGATAATCGTAGGGTCAAattaaaacatactccctccatcccgctttagcagtcccattgacttttctgcactcattttgtaaaaatgataataaatagttaaagtggagaaataataaagtaaaaaagagaataatatagataagcATATAGATAAGctcttatctatattattctcttttttactttattatttctccactttaactatttattactccctccgtccgccattaggagtcccggtcaatTTTACGCACTccttttgtaaaaatgataataaatagttaaagtggagaaatggttaagtaagagagagaataatgttgacaagagtcttcttatcattattttctctcccactttaccatttctccactttaactatttattatcatttttacaaaatgagtgcgcaaaagtgaccgggactcctaatggcggacggagggagtatcatttttgcaaaacgagtgcagaaaagtcaatgagactgctaaagcgggacggagggagtaataaatagtataataGTAAATATATTTCTGCAAAAATAcataacatataaaattacaatcttATGTTATGCGGTATAGTTTACTTTTACGAATATCAATATTCTGAAAACGATTCAAAAATTTTTCATTGAAAATATTTGCAAACATGGTCTCCTTCTCATTGTATATCATCAAAATGTCATTCAACTAGTCATCTTTCAACTTATTTCGCAGCTTTGActtcacaaattttattatcgAAAATACTCTTTCAACAGATATTGTGTTGTTTTATCGCGATACTGATATAAAGTAAGACCAATTTAATCAATCGACAAACTAatgagaaataatattccCTTGAACAGAAGTAAGATACACGATCAATCCTctataaaatttgtgatttagtTTCAATCTTTAATCTCTAATAATTTATCACAAGCTATAACATTCTGAAGTTAGTCTCATTAAGGATAAGgcaaacaaaacaattaaatctATAATAAAAAACTGAATGTTTAATGAATTCTTAATAGGCGTTAAACAAAGTCATTATGCTACAGAAGTAGTTTGTATTCTCGTGTATTAGTAGCGGCGTTAAACAAAGTCATTATGCTACAGAAGTAGTTTGTATTCTCGTGTATTAGTAGCGACTAGTATTAACCCTCGCGCTATGCGCGacttaaatattttgg
This window contains:
- the LOC125206165 gene encoding uncharacterized protein LOC125206165 — translated: MWALFFVSKLGKKFNVSDGENGSQITVLCSRPLSLSLSLCDRRNPSLLFIGELPHLLTIDLQVRAAYTSKANNKNCLGALDGTHVEVSVPLKDQGRYRNRKGSAADSPVLRDALVRKDPFIVPKDAGYTNGPSFLAPYRGIRYHLNEWYTRGNNPQNPKELYNLRHATARNVIERAFGLFKKRWKILREVSFYDVKTHVKIINACAILHNLIRVEEPNDPLLAEVDAEIQTRVTHQGDDHDEEEESRDYHNEMEETQHSDRITTIQVTNEWTRFRDSLAEAMFLHYQNRRN